The Nocardioides pantholopis genome window below encodes:
- a CDS encoding SRPBCC family protein translates to MSTNPRPPLITRPDKTVPVTVLARTTAPPADAFEIIAPIDLATVFHPVFPFPGVTEVRNQTESWDHPGPSRTPTFDDGYQATERLTEYVAGQGFAYELTEFTNVLGRLAAGVRGEWSFLPDGDGCLIRWTYEFKPLRGRRLILAGPFRPLWRRYMQRALDRMVDVVEAR, encoded by the coding sequence ATGAGTACGAACCCACGGCCGCCGCTCATCACCCGCCCCGACAAGACGGTGCCGGTGACCGTCCTCGCCCGTACGACGGCGCCGCCGGCCGACGCCTTCGAGATCATCGCGCCCATCGACCTCGCGACCGTCTTCCACCCGGTCTTCCCCTTCCCGGGGGTCACCGAGGTTCGCAACCAGACCGAGTCGTGGGACCACCCGGGCCCGTCACGGACGCCCACGTTCGACGACGGTTACCAGGCGACCGAACGTCTCACCGAGTACGTCGCCGGCCAAGGCTTCGCCTACGAGCTGACCGAGTTCACCAACGTCCTCGGACGGCTTGCCGCCGGCGTCCGCGGCGAATGGTCATTCCTCCCCGACGGGGACGGTTGCCTGATCCGGTGGACCTACGAGTTCAAGCCGCTGCGCGGACGCCGGCTCATCCTGGCCGGCCCGTTCCGCCCTCTGTGGCGTCGCTACATGCAGCGGGCCCTCGACCGGATGGTCGATGTCGTCGAAGCCCGCTGA
- a CDS encoding FAD-dependent monooxygenase produces MGGREVVDVAVVGAGPTGLLLAGDLARAGARVALLEKRTEESNLTRAFAVHARTLEHLDARGLADALVATGNAVDGLRLFGSVSVSFATLPSRFPFLLVTPQYHVERLLLARAVDAGVDLRRGARVVSLAQDEDGVRLDLESTRSPVRARYVVGTDGHHSTVRSQLGLDFPGRSVVRSLMLADVRMTQPPGELLTVVGNREGFCFVVPYGDGWYRLIARDPRREPSEDVPVSLDELRDLTRRVLGTDLGMHSPRWMSRFHSDERQVTSYRVGRVLLAGDAAHVHSPAGGMGMNTGLQDAANLGWKLAAVLDGRAEESLLDTYEAERKPIGASAVRTSGALIRVAMLRSRLARGARDLAFRRALGLAPVGARAALRISGIGLRYPAPPGQHDLVGSRAPDLTDRDGRRLHQSLDPAGFTLVAPGPVLARYASAAGLSTFAPAAPTPPVPGTAAMLVRPDGHVAWAGPAGQPLDDALRPRGAGS; encoded by the coding sequence ATGGGCGGTCGCGAGGTCGTCGACGTCGCGGTCGTCGGGGCCGGGCCGACCGGCCTGCTGCTGGCGGGTGACCTGGCGCGCGCCGGCGCGCGGGTGGCGCTGCTGGAGAAGCGGACCGAGGAGTCCAACCTGACCCGGGCGTTCGCCGTCCACGCCCGCACGCTCGAGCACCTGGACGCCCGGGGCCTGGCCGACGCCCTGGTGGCGACCGGCAACGCGGTGGACGGCCTGCGGCTGTTCGGGTCCGTGTCGGTCTCCTTCGCCACCCTGCCGAGCCGGTTCCCGTTCCTGCTGGTCACCCCGCAGTACCACGTCGAGCGGCTGCTGCTCGCGCGCGCGGTCGACGCGGGCGTGGACCTGCGGCGCGGCGCCCGGGTCGTCTCGCTCGCCCAGGACGAGGACGGCGTACGGCTCGACCTCGAGTCGACCCGGAGCCCGGTCCGCGCCCGCTACGTCGTCGGCACGGACGGGCACCACTCGACAGTTCGCAGCCAGCTCGGACTGGACTTCCCGGGGAGGTCAGTCGTCCGCTCGCTGATGCTCGCCGACGTCCGGATGACGCAGCCGCCCGGGGAGCTGCTCACGGTGGTCGGCAACCGCGAGGGCTTCTGCTTCGTCGTGCCGTACGGCGACGGCTGGTACCGGCTCATCGCCCGGGACCCGCGTCGGGAGCCGTCCGAGGACGTCCCGGTCTCGCTGGACGAGCTGCGCGACCTCACCCGACGGGTGCTCGGGACCGACCTCGGCATGCACTCCCCGCGCTGGATGTCGCGCTTCCACAGCGACGAGCGCCAGGTCACCAGCTACCGGGTGGGTCGGGTGCTCCTGGCCGGGGACGCCGCCCACGTGCACTCCCCCGCCGGCGGCATGGGCATGAACACCGGTCTCCAGGACGCCGCCAACCTCGGATGGAAGCTGGCGGCGGTGCTCGACGGCCGGGCCGAGGAGTCGCTGCTGGACACCTACGAGGCCGAGCGCAAGCCGATCGGTGCGAGCGCGGTGCGCACCAGCGGGGCCCTGATCCGGGTGGCGATGCTGCGTAGTCGCCTGGCCCGGGGCGCCCGCGACCTGGCCTTTCGCAGGGCCCTGGGGCTGGCCCCGGTCGGCGCCCGCGCGGCGTTGCGGATCAGCGGGATCGGACTGCGCTACCCCGCGCCTCCGGGTCAGCACGACCTCGTCGGCAGCCGAGCCCCCGACCTGACCGACCGGGACGGCCGGCGCCTGCACCAGTCCCTGGACCCGGCCGGCTTCACACTGGTCGCGCCCGGACCCGTGCTCGCCCGATACGCGTCCGCCGCCGGGCTGTCGACGTTCGCCCCGGCCGCACCGACTCCACCGGTGCCGGGCACGGCGGCGATGCTGGTGCGCCCGGACGGCCACGTCGCCTGGGCCGGACCGGCCGGGCAGCCGCTCGACGACGCGCTCCGGCCGCGCGGGGCCGGCTCCTAG
- a CDS encoding phosphatase PAP2 family protein: MTALHDGGSGGTPQVLPEPPSVVAEPRRRARDLVPPSLARPLRELTLVLVLFGLYKVGRALITGQEAVARQHADAVHRIQHTLGLPSEAAIQAWVHSEALFRLLNTYYTGVHFPLMVVFLAWGFLRRPAAEYRWARNLLALQTGAALVIHMVFPLAPPRMFPQWGFVDTMARYGPSPYDGASADVANQFAAMPSLHVGWAVVIAYVVVRTGPRWLAAVAVTHALLTTFIVIVTANHWWLDAAAGVLLLVLADACLRRVGLTPFDRGPSRHPATRVPSGSSIAH, from the coding sequence TTGACAGCACTCCACGACGGCGGCTCCGGCGGCACCCCCCAGGTGCTGCCGGAGCCGCCGTCCGTGGTTGCGGAACCGCGCCGGCGCGCCCGCGACCTGGTCCCGCCCAGCCTGGCGCGCCCGCTGCGCGAGCTGACGCTGGTCCTGGTGCTGTTCGGCCTGTACAAGGTGGGCCGCGCCCTGATCACCGGCCAGGAGGCCGTCGCGCGGCAGCACGCCGACGCCGTGCACCGGATCCAGCACACCCTGGGCCTGCCGTCCGAGGCGGCGATCCAGGCCTGGGTGCACTCCGAGGCCCTGTTCCGGCTCCTGAACACGTACTACACCGGCGTCCACTTCCCGCTCATGGTCGTGTTCCTGGCCTGGGGGTTCCTCCGCCGGCCGGCGGCCGAGTACCGGTGGGCCCGCAACCTGCTCGCCCTGCAGACCGGCGCAGCCCTGGTCATCCACATGGTCTTCCCGCTGGCCCCGCCGCGGATGTTCCCGCAGTGGGGATTCGTCGACACGATGGCCCGCTACGGACCCTCGCCGTACGACGGGGCCAGCGCCGACGTGGCCAACCAGTTCGCCGCCATGCCGAGCCTGCATGTCGGCTGGGCAGTCGTCATCGCCTACGTCGTCGTCCGCACCGGCCCCCGCTGGCTGGCCGCGGTCGCGGTCACCCACGCGCTGCTGACGACGTTCATCGTCATCGTCACCGCCAACCACTGGTGGCTCGACGCGGCCGCCGGAGTGCTGCTGCTCGTCCTCGCCGACGCCTGCCTGCGCCGAGTCGGCCTGACCCCGTTCGATCGCGGTCCTTCCCGCCACCCGGCGACGCGCGTACCATCTGGTTCATCCATCGCGCACTGA
- a CDS encoding ABC transporter permease: protein MASPASAPPAQPDRSAAKYPPPPPETPAERKGRLIALFVMPFLIVTMMYATYMSTMHNPHPRDMPVAVVGQGAAAAEFAAELEESSDGALEVRTVDDLAEAEDLIRNQEAVGAIEVPEAGTNATIHHAMAGGASQATVFDQTVAPAALAEGWTVETVDIEPLPTGDGSGTMVLFAAMGMMLAGYVPLSGMLLGTPNLLRVRRFLPITLGWGALTSSLIWLILGPIVGAVDGHYPLFLGVGTLAVTAVGIAQLLFTKVMGPFAVLLGMLLWVVFGVPSSNLAMSVHTMPGFFQWLYEVLPLPAAGEALRSVIYFGGDGVWKHVLTLAAWLVAALLLAILKERKSGDLIVGGPLYTAPDAPLPALSGGPVAPYRNRVLAVAAFPLTIMITVVTLMSLSMHQPEVRDVPVAVVGPAAAAEQFVAGVEPQLGQYVDLTVVESADEAADQIRSQDLVAAYVLPTEQGGQPTLVTAGGAGASQKSTVVQMFTPVAAGSGAELVVEDIAPLTDDDVNGSNSLYVGMGWIMAGFLFFAVMRGGAPDLTRTRQLLPLLGGWSVGMAVWLWFLYDVLIGAVNGHALALIGYGIPTIFAVGLASAVLTRTLGLFGLIPVMIVVMLAGVPASGGGLSIYMVPEYFRPLADILPLPAAVDIARSVVYLDGTGVGSDLLVLAVWGVAGLLLNLLVVDRWVNRTNAKPHAPMGPRYAPERGSKKPTSADPEGPEGPGGKAVGAPGTPAGLPG from the coding sequence GTGGCATCACCCGCTTCCGCGCCGCCGGCGCAGCCCGACCGCAGCGCGGCGAAGTATCCGCCGCCGCCGCCCGAGACCCCGGCCGAGCGCAAGGGCCGTCTGATCGCCCTGTTCGTGATGCCGTTCCTGATCGTCACGATGATGTACGCGACGTACATGTCCACCATGCACAACCCGCACCCTCGTGACATGCCGGTCGCGGTGGTGGGCCAGGGCGCGGCGGCCGCGGAGTTCGCCGCCGAGCTGGAGGAGAGCTCCGACGGAGCGCTCGAGGTGCGCACTGTCGACGACCTCGCCGAGGCCGAGGACCTGATCCGCAACCAGGAGGCCGTCGGCGCCATCGAGGTGCCGGAGGCCGGCACCAACGCGACCATCCACCACGCGATGGCCGGCGGCGCCTCCCAGGCGACGGTGTTCGACCAGACGGTGGCACCGGCCGCCCTCGCCGAGGGCTGGACGGTCGAGACCGTCGACATCGAGCCGCTGCCGACCGGTGACGGGTCCGGGACCATGGTGCTCTTCGCCGCCATGGGGATGATGCTGGCCGGCTACGTGCCGCTGAGCGGCATGCTGCTGGGCACTCCGAACCTGCTGCGGGTGCGCCGGTTCCTCCCCATCACCCTCGGCTGGGGCGCGCTCACCAGCTCGCTGATCTGGCTGATCCTCGGGCCGATCGTCGGCGCCGTCGACGGCCACTACCCGCTGTTCCTCGGGGTCGGCACGCTCGCGGTGACCGCGGTCGGCATCGCCCAGCTGCTGTTCACGAAGGTGATGGGCCCGTTCGCGGTCCTGCTGGGGATGCTGCTGTGGGTCGTCTTCGGCGTCCCGTCCTCCAACCTCGCCATGTCGGTGCACACGATGCCGGGGTTCTTCCAGTGGCTCTACGAGGTGCTGCCGCTGCCGGCGGCCGGCGAGGCCCTGCGCTCGGTCATCTACTTCGGCGGGGACGGCGTCTGGAAGCACGTCCTGACCCTGGCCGCCTGGCTGGTCGCGGCCCTGCTGCTCGCGATCCTGAAGGAGCGCAAGTCCGGCGACCTCATCGTCGGCGGACCGCTGTACACCGCCCCGGACGCGCCGCTTCCGGCCCTGTCGGGCGGGCCCGTCGCGCCGTACCGCAACCGGGTGCTGGCGGTCGCGGCCTTCCCGCTCACGATCATGATCACCGTCGTCACGCTGATGAGCCTGTCCATGCACCAGCCGGAGGTGCGCGACGTGCCGGTCGCGGTCGTCGGCCCGGCCGCTGCGGCGGAGCAGTTCGTCGCGGGCGTCGAGCCCCAGCTGGGTCAGTACGTCGACCTGACGGTGGTCGAGTCCGCCGACGAGGCGGCCGACCAGATCCGCAGCCAGGACCTGGTCGCGGCGTACGTGCTGCCGACCGAGCAGGGCGGCCAGCCGACGCTGGTGACCGCCGGCGGCGCCGGCGCCAGCCAGAAGTCGACTGTCGTCCAGATGTTCACGCCGGTCGCCGCGGGCAGCGGTGCCGAGCTCGTCGTCGAGGACATCGCCCCACTCACCGACGACGACGTCAACGGCAGCAACAGCCTCTACGTCGGCATGGGCTGGATCATGGCGGGCTTCCTGTTCTTCGCCGTCATGCGCGGCGGAGCGCCCGACCTGACCCGTACCCGCCAGCTGCTGCCGCTGCTCGGCGGCTGGTCGGTGGGCATGGCGGTGTGGCTGTGGTTCCTCTACGACGTCCTCATCGGGGCGGTCAACGGGCACGCGCTCGCGCTGATCGGATACGGCATCCCGACCATCTTCGCCGTCGGGCTGGCCAGCGCGGTGCTGACCCGGACCCTGGGCCTGTTCGGGCTGATCCCGGTGATGATCGTGGTGATGCTCGCCGGCGTGCCGGCCTCCGGAGGCGGACTCTCGATCTACATGGTCCCGGAGTACTTCCGCCCGCTCGCCGACATCCTGCCGCTGCCGGCTGCTGTCGACATCGCCCGATCGGTGGTCTACCTCGACGGGACCGGGGTCGGGTCCGACCTGCTGGTGCTGGCGGTCTGGGGCGTCGCCGGGCTGCTGCTCAACCTGCTGGTCGTCGACCGGTGGGTCAACCGCACGAACGCGAAGCCGCACGCCCCCATGGGTCCGCGGTACGCCCCGGAGCGCGGGAGCAAGAAGCCGACCTCAGCGGACCCCGAGGGCCCCGAGGGCCCCGGTGGCAAGGCTGTCGGCGCTCCGGGCACCCCGGCCGGGCTTCCCGGCTGA